The Mauremys mutica isolate MM-2020 ecotype Southern chromosome 1, ASM2049712v1, whole genome shotgun sequence genome has a segment encoding these proteins:
- the HSPA14 gene encoding heat shock 70 kDa protein 14 — protein MAAIGVHLGCTCASVAVYKDGRADVVANDAGDRVTPAVVAYSKNEEVVGLAAKQSRVRNIANTVVKVKQILGRSPGDPQAEKYIAESKCPVTEKNGKLQYEIDNKLVCPEEVAKLIFSKMKETAQSALGSDVNDVVITVPFEFGENQKNALGQAAGAAGFNVLRLIHEPSAALLAYGIGQDSPAGKSNVLVFKLGGTSLSVTVIEVNSGIYRVLATNTDDSIGGVCFTEALAQHLASEFQRSYKHDIKGNSRAMMKLMNSADVAKHSLSTLGSSNCFVDSLYDGLDFDCNVSRARFELICSPLFNKCVEAIKKLLQQVGFTADDINKVVLCGGSARIPKLQQLIKDLFPAVELLNSITPDEVIPIGAATEAGILVGKENLSLEEEALSIECSTKDILVKGVDESGTDKFTVLFPSGTPLPARRQHTLLAPGNNSSVCLELYESLGKSPAKEEGKFAQIVLQDLDKKEGGLHDILTVLTMKRDGSLHVTCTDQDTGKCEVITVEVAS, from the exons ATGGCGGCCATAGGCGTCCACTTGGGTTGCACCTGCGCCTCTGTGGCCGTGTATAAG GATGgccgtgcagatgtggttgccaaTGATGCAGGTGATAGAGTCACGCCAGCTGTTGTTGCTTACTCAAAAAATGAAgag GTCGTTGGTTTGGCAGCAAAACAAAGTAGAGTAAGAAATATTGCAAATACAGTAGTGAAAGTAAAGCAGATTCTTGGGAGAAG CCCTGGTGACCCACAAGCTGAGAAATATATTGCAGAAAGCAAATGTCCA GTCACTGAGAAGAATGGAAAACTCCAGTATGAAATAGATAACAAACTTGTTTGCCCGGAAGAAGTTGCAAAACTCATATTCAGTAAAATGAAAG AAACTGCTCAGTCTGCGTTGGGTTCCGATGTCAATGATGTGGTTATTACTGTACCATTTGAGTTTGGAGAGAACCAGAAAAATGCCCTTGG GCAAGCAGCTGGGGCAGCTGGATTTAATGTTCTGAGATTAATTCATGAGCCATCTGCAGCTCTCTTGGCATATGGAATTGGACAAGATTCACCCGCTGGGAAAAG CAATGTGTTGGTTTTTAAGCTTGGAGGAACATCGCTCTCTGTTACAGTTATAGAAGTAAATAGTGGAATATATCGTGTTCTTGCCACAAACACAGATGATAGTATAGGTGGTGTCTGTTTCACAGAAGCCTTAGCACAACATTTAGCTTCTGAATTTCAGAG ATCTTATAAACATGATATAAAAGGAAATTCCAGAGCTATGATGAAGCTAATGAACAGTGCTGATGTTGCAAAGCACTCTTTGTCAACCTTGGGAAGTTCAAACTGTTTTGTAGACTCATTATATGATGGTCTGGATTTTGATTGTAATGTGTCCAG GGCCAGATTTGAACTGATTTGTTCTCCACTTTTTAATAAATGTGTAGAAGCAATTAAAAAACTCTTGCAACAAGTTGGATTTACAGCAGATGACATTAACAAG GTAGTTCTATGTGGTGGGTCTGCTCGAATCCCAAAGCTACAACAGCTGATTAAAGACCTTTTCCCAGCTGTGGAGTTGCTGAATTCTATCACACCAGATGAGGTCATTCCCATTGGGGCAGCCACAGAAGCAGGGATCTTAGTAGGGAAAGAGAACCTCTCATTAGAGGAGGAGGCACTATCTATTGAGTGTTCTACCAAAGATATTCTAGTTAAG GGTGTAGATGAATCGGGGACTGACAAATTCACAGTGCTGTTTCCATCAGGAACTCCCTTGCCAGCACGAAGGCAGCACACGCTACTTGCCCCGGGAAATAATTCCTCTGTATGTCTTGAACTGTATGAGTCTCTAGGGAAAAGTCCTGCAAAAGAGGAAGGCAAATTTGCACAG attgTACTCCAGGATTTAGATAAAAAGGAAGGTGGTCTTCATGACATATTAACTGTTCTCACTATGAAAAG GGATGGATCCTTACATGTTACCTGCACAGATCAAGATACAGGAAAATGTGAAGTCATCACTGTTGAAGTGGCATCATAG
- the LOC123377858 gene encoding 40S ribosomal protein S15a gives MVRMNVLADALKSINNAEKRGKRQVLIRPCSKVIVRFLTVMMKHGYIGEFEIIDDHRAGKIVVNLTGRLNKCGVISPRFDVQLKDLEKWQNNLLPSRQFGYIVLTTSAGIMDHEEARRKHTGGKILGFFF, from the coding sequence ATGGTGCGCATGAATGTTCTGGCCGATGCCCTTAAGAGCATCAACAATGCAGAGAAACGTGGAAAACGTCAAGTTCTCATTAGACCGTGCTCTAAAGTAATCGTGCGGTTTTTAACTGTGATGATGAAGCATGGTTACATTGGTGAATTTGAGATCATTGATGATCACAGAGCTGGGAAAATTGTTGTTAATCTGACAGGCAGACTGAACAAGTGTGGTGTGATCAGTCCCAGATTTGATGTTCAGTTGAAGGACCTGGAAAAGTGGCAGAACAACCTTTTGCCGTCACGTCAGTTTGGGTACATAGTGCTGACAACTTCCGCTGGCATCATGGACCATGAGGAAGCAAGGCGAAAACACACAGGAGGCAAAatcctgggattttttttctaa